From Paraglaciecola sp. L1A13:
GATTTTCACCAAGCTCACAAGCACCGCCACTAAGAAAATTTCCACCATCGTCCATGCACGCAGTGCGAAAATGAATTTAAGAAGTGGAGCAGCGTATGTTGGTTTTTTACCAAATAACACGGGTATTAGTAGGTACAATAAACAGATTAAAATCGTCACTGGCAGCACAAGAATAACCGTACTTTGCAAAATCGCCAGTGCTAGGTAGTCGTTGTCGGCGAGTGTTTCAATACTGCTAAAGATATTAATCGCGTGATACTGCCCGTTAGCACTAAAGGATAAAAATTCAAAGCTAAGCGCAGCAACCATGAAAATTAATGCCGCTACGGAAAACGCTACCAGTTTTTGTACCATATTCTGATAATAGGTTGTGATAACATAATGACACCGAGGGCACTGTGCACGTTGACGGTGAACAAGAGGTGGTACCTCAACTAAGTAGCCACACTCATGGCACTGTACTTGTTGACAAGCCGTTGTAATCTTTATCGATTCATCCATACATGACACGGGTAGACTAATATTTAGGTAGATTAACAAAAAGCTACCAACTGTGGAAAGATAATCACAAAATAGCTAAATATTTGCTGAAAATCTAAATTAAGTTTTACATATATTGAGCCGGTCAAATATTGTTAAGCAAACCATATTAGCCGACTAGTCAGTCATTATTCCATGCGGTTAACCATTTCAACGGATGTTATTCAGGTGTTTGATAAGAAAATAAAGAAGAACTTAACCTCCGTGCTTTTTGTGTGTTTAGGCAATATTTGTCGTTCTCCAACGGCAGAAGCTGTTTTTCGTCACAAAGCGGAACACGAAGGTCTTGCAATAGATATTGATTCTGCCGGAACGTTGGGCGCCCACATAGGTACCACCCCTGATAAACGATCAAGAGTGGTGGGAGAGGAGCGTGGCTATAACTTTAAAAAAATAAAGTGTCGCAAAGTTGAGGTGAAAGACTTTGCGCGTTTTGATTATGTTATCGCCATGGACAAAAATAATGTGCGTGCCTTATTAGAAATATGTCCTGAGGAATACCAACATAAAATTGCCTTGATGATGAGTTTCTGTGATGCAGAAGAAGAGGAAGTGCCGGACCCTTATTTCGGCGGCAAGCGCGGCTTTGAATATGTCCTAGATCTTATTGAAAAAGCATCTGACGGTTTAATTGACCATATTAAGGCGCGTTTTGTCTAACCCTAAGTATCTAGCGCGCAAACAAAAATATTGGCTCGCGTTATTATTAGGCATACTTGTAGGGAGCAGTGCTTGGGTAATGCTTGGTGGACTGAACATTGATAATCAAGCCAGTTTATTTTTTGATCCTATCGAGCTGCGAATATTTTGGCAATTACGTGTTCCATTGGTGATAACTGCGCTTATCGTGGGGGCAGGTTTAGCCGTAAGCTCTGCTGTGCTTCAGGTTTTATTACGTAACCCATTAGCGGACCCAGGAATTATTGGTATCAGTAGTGGTGCGAGCCTTGCCGCCGCACTATTTTTAGTCTTTGGCAGTACGTTGCCATTTTTATATGTGCAGTATTTGTTACCGGTATTTTGCTTTTTCGGGGCTTTACTTTCAACGGCGGCAATCTATTTTATTTCCAAACGTTTAACTGGTATTCATTCCGGCGTTATCTTAGCAGGTATTGCTATTTCCACTTTAAGTGGCGCTGTAATTGCCTGGCTACATTTCTTATCTGATGCGCAAACCATGCGTAACATGACATTTTGGCTGATGGGTAGCTTGAATCAGGCGGACTGGAAGGTATTACTTGTAGCAGCTCCAATTTTATTACTATCGCTGGTTTATTTAATGTGTCAGGGCAGGGCATTGAATTGGCTCTATTTTGGGGCCAGTAGTGCCCAATTGGCAGGATTGAACGTCCCGCGATTTCACAAGATCATGTTGTTAACGTGTGCGCTAGTAGTAGGTATTGCGGTGTCTATTGCTGGTTCTATTGCTTTTGTCGGTTTGCTTGTTCCTCATATGCTGCGCAATTTTTTTGGTTTTGATAATCGCTTTATTCTTCCTGCTTCTGCGTTATTGGGCGGAATTGTGCTAATGGTCGTTGTGCTAATTGGACGTGTCGCTGGGGATGCAAGTGTCCCCGTTTCTATGTTGACCGCTACGTTAGGCGGTCCAATTTTTCTGTATTCAATACTGCGACTCGATCGGCAGATGAATTAGCAGATGCTTGTTATTGAAAACCTCACATTTTCGCAGCGTTTAGACAATATTAATGTGTATGCTGAATCAGGACAATTTGTTCACTTACTAGGGCCAAATGGGGCGGGGAAATCAAGCTTACTGCAGATTGTTTCAGGTCTTGGCTTACCAGATATCGGTCGCGTTACCTTTGATAACTGCGATATAGCTCAACTAACCATGATTGAGCTGGCGCGTTTTCGCTGTTTTCAAGAGCAGCAGCAAAGTCATATATTTGCGATTACCGTGCGAGAGTCTCTCTCGTTTTTTGCGCATAATTTAGTTATGCCTGCGATATTAGAAAATGCCCTCGAAATAGAGCCGTTTATGACCCGCTCCTTGCTTACTCTGTCCGGGGGGGAAAGTCGTCGAGTGCAAATTGCTCGCGCATTATTGCAAATTTGGCCGACGATTGAGCAGGGCCAAGCGTTAATACTTCTCGATGAGCCGAGCCAAGGATTAGATTTTCGTCACCAACACTTGTTGTTGTCCTGTCTTGTTGAACTGACAAAGCTTGGAAATATCGTGTTGATGAGCCACCACGATCTTAATATATCGACTCAGTATGCAAATCGTGTTTGGTTAATGCGTTCTGGGATATTGGAACATTTCGGAGAGGTTAAAGATGTAATGACGCCAGCTATACTAAGCAATATTTTTGATTGCCAAGTTCGTGAATTTAACGACTCTGAAGGTAATAGCATCTTGCAAACTTACCTCCGGTAAAGCATTTAAATTGGGTTTTTATCGGTAAACTTTCCATGCGCGTATTTCATAGGCTAGGATATCAGGTATGATAAAGCGTCTGAAGCGATGTTGAAAACATCTTCTTTATGAACTAAATTTCTCTTTTTCGATCTCATTTTTATTTTAAGGACACACTGTGAGCCAATGGCAACCTGATAGTTGGCGTCAAAAGCCAATATTGCAACAACCTACTTACCAGAATCAACAACACTTGCGCGATGTTGAGCAGAAGCTTAAATCTTATCCACCACTCGTTTTTGCTGCCGAAACGCGACAATTATTTAAAGAGTTAGGCCAAGTAGCTGATGGTAAAGGCTTTTTGCTGCAAGGTGGCGATTGTGCAGAATCCTTCGATGAATTTAATGCGCCTAAAATTCGTGACACGTTCAAAGTAATTTTACAAATGGCTATCGTACTGACTTTCGCAGGTCGCTGCCCGGTAACAAAAGTTGCCCGCATGGCAGGGCAATATGCTAAACCTCGCTCAGGTGATTTAGAAACTATCGACGGTGTGTCGTTACCCAGTTATCGTGGGGATATCATCAATAGCTTTGAATTTACTGAAGCATCGCGTATGCCAGATCCGCAACGTATGTTAGATGCATATCATCGCAGTGCCTCGACACTGAACTTGCTGCGCGCTTTCGCCCAAGGTGGCTTAGCTGATTTGCACCAAGTGAATCGTTGGAATATGGCATTCGTTGAAAACAATCCTCTTAAGGAGCGATATCAAGACGTGGCGCGTCGTATTCAAGATTCCTTAGAATTCATGAATGTGATGGGTATCAATACCAATAACACGCCAACACTACATGAAACCAGTTTATATACTTCTCATGAAGCGCTTTTACTTAACTACGAGCAAGCGCTAACTCGCGTCGATACGTTAACTGATAAATGGTACAACTGTTCTGCTCATATGTTGTGGATAGGTGAGCGCACACGTCAACTAGATCATGCTCATATTGAGTTTTTCCGTGGGATCCATAATCCAATAGGCGTGAAAGTCGGACCAAGCATGCAAGGTGATGAACTAATTCGTTTAATTGATGCGTTAAACCCTGATAATACGTCAGGACGCTTAACGCTAATTACGCGCATGGGGGCTGACAACCTTGAGCAGAAATTACCGGCCTTGTTACGCCGCGTGAAGCAAGAAGGGCGTAATGTAGTCTGGAGTTCAGATCCTATGCATGGTAATACCTTCAAAGCATCAAGCGGG
This genomic window contains:
- a CDS encoding iron ABC transporter permease — protein: MSNPKYLARKQKYWLALLLGILVGSSAWVMLGGLNIDNQASLFFDPIELRIFWQLRVPLVITALIVGAGLAVSSAVLQVLLRNPLADPGIIGISSGASLAAALFLVFGSTLPFLYVQYLLPVFCFFGALLSTAAIYFISKRLTGIHSGVILAGIAISTLSGAVIAWLHFLSDAQTMRNMTFWLMGSLNQADWKVLLVAAPILLLSLVYLMCQGRALNWLYFGASSAQLAGLNVPRFHKIMLLTCALVVGIAVSIAGSIAFVGLLVPHMLRNFFGFDNRFILPASALLGGIVLMVVVLIGRVAGDASVPVSMLTATLGGPIFLYSILRLDRQMN
- a CDS encoding low molecular weight protein-tyrosine-phosphatase yields the protein MFDKKIKKNLTSVLFVCLGNICRSPTAEAVFRHKAEHEGLAIDIDSAGTLGAHIGTTPDKRSRVVGEERGYNFKKIKCRKVEVKDFARFDYVIAMDKNNVRALLEICPEEYQHKIALMMSFCDAEEEEVPDPYFGGKRGFEYVLDLIEKASDGLIDHIKARFV
- a CDS encoding ABC transporter ATP-binding protein gives rise to the protein MLVIENLTFSQRLDNINVYAESGQFVHLLGPNGAGKSSLLQIVSGLGLPDIGRVTFDNCDIAQLTMIELARFRCFQEQQQSHIFAITVRESLSFFAHNLVMPAILENALEIEPFMTRSLLTLSGGESRRVQIARALLQIWPTIEQGQALILLDEPSQGLDFRHQHLLLSCLVELTKLGNIVLMSHHDLNISTQYANRVWLMRSGILEHFGEVKDVMTPAILSNIFDCQVREFNDSEGNSILQTYLR
- a CDS encoding class II 3-deoxy-7-phosphoheptulonate synthase codes for the protein MSQWQPDSWRQKPILQQPTYQNQQHLRDVEQKLKSYPPLVFAAETRQLFKELGQVADGKGFLLQGGDCAESFDEFNAPKIRDTFKVILQMAIVLTFAGRCPVTKVARMAGQYAKPRSGDLETIDGVSLPSYRGDIINSFEFTEASRMPDPQRMLDAYHRSASTLNLLRAFAQGGLADLHQVNRWNMAFVENNPLKERYQDVARRIQDSLEFMNVMGINTNNTPTLHETSLYTSHEALLLNYEQALTRVDTLTDKWYNCSAHMLWIGERTRQLDHAHIEFFRGIHNPIGVKVGPSMQGDELIRLIDALNPDNTSGRLTLITRMGADNLEQKLPALLRRVKQEGRNVVWSSDPMHGNTFKASSGYKTRNFDAILREIQQFFAAHRAEGTHAGGIHLEMTGQHVTECTGGAYQISDDDLAQAYKTQCDPRLNADQVLEMAFLVADHLKVS